The stretch of DNA TTTTTGGAAAGACCCTGAGTTGAATGATGCTGTATCTTGGAATACTTTGATTTCAGGTTATCAACAACATGGTTATTTAGAAGAGTCATTGAAGTTGTTTGTTATGATGAGAGAGAATGGGTTTAGATGGAATGAACATACTTTTACAACTGTTCTAAGTGCTTGCGCTACATTGAAGAATTTGAAAGCTGGAAAGGAAGTTCATGGGTGGGTTTTGAAGAATGGTTTGATTTCGAATCTGTTTGTAAGTAGTGGCATCGTTGATCTTTATTGCAAGTGTGGTAAAATGAAGTATGCAGAGTTAATGCATTTGTGTAGTGGGAGAAACAACTCGTTTTCAGTCACTTCAATGATTGTGGGTTATTCATCTCAAGGTAATATGGTAGAAGCACGGCGGCTTTTCGATTCATTGGCTGAGAAGAATTCTGTGGTGTGGACAGCATTATTTTCCGGTTATCTCAAATCACGGAATTGTGATGCAGTGTTTCAACTCTTGAGTGAACATTGGGACAAAGAAGCAACTGTTCCTGATGGTTTGATACTTATGAGTGTCCTTGGTGCTTGTGCCATACAAGCTGCTCTGGATCCAGGAAAGCAGACTCATGGTTTTATGCTGAGAGTGGGAATCGAAATGGATGAGAAGCTATTTAGTGCTATGATCGATATGTACTCGAAATGCGGGAATATTGCATATGCAGAAAAGATGTTTGGAATGGTTAAGGTTAAGGATTCAGTCATTTATAATGTTATGATGACTGGCTATGCTCACCATGGGCATGAAAGTAAAGTTTTCCAGCTGTTTGAGGAAATGCTGCATCAAGCAATCAAACCCGATGTTGTTACCTTTGTTGCACTTCTATCAGCTTGCCGTCACTGCGGTTTAGTAGAACTCGGAGAACAATACTTCAATTCCATGAAAGAAGTTTATAAGATATTGCCTGAGAATGACCACAATGCTTGTATGATTGATCTGTATGGGAGGGCTAACCGATTAGACAAAGCTGTGGCATTTATGAAAGCCATTCCGATAGAGCATGATGCTGCTATTATGGGGGCATTTCTGAATGCTTGTAGGGTAAATAAAAATGTGGAATTAGCCCAAGAAGCAGAAGAGATACTACTAAGAATTGAAGGAGATAACGGGGCTCGTTATGTTCAGTTGGCTAATATTTATGCTGCAGAAGGTAACTGGGCTGAGATGCGGAGGATAAGGAAGGAGATGAGAGGGAAAGTCAAGAAGTTTGCTGGTTGCAGTTGGGTTTTTGTGGAAAATGGAGTTAATACTTTTATCTCTAGTGACAGATCCCACTCGAAAGCTGAGACTATTTATGCAACATTAGACTGCTTAAGCAAAGAACTACGAGAACCTGTTGAGGCATTCCTTTGAAAGAACTCGAACATGTCATTCCATGGTGTCATCTGGTTTTTGATGCCCATTCAGTGCCATGTATATTCAGGAGGTATGTTAACAGTTTCATGATGGTGAACAGGTTGTTCTTATACATATTCATTGTAGAATAACCATTCTTCATctctttatttattatgtttttatttttagattgttAAATGCAATACTATAACAGCATTTTTGCATCTTTGATGTCCTCTTAATACAAAGTTTGTACAACTTAATCCTTTAGGGATGAAAATCATGTCTGTTTGTAATGCTTTTTAGCTAAATTATTGGCACAATTACCATACTTTCCCTTTGTACtaggagttggattgcattttactCTTActagaaaatgagcaaattagtccctgtacattagatcaaatagCAAATGACCAGCTTGTAGTAAAAggagcaaaatgcaatttgacttctAGTAgagggcctccatggtacttttaccatcgttttttgtttctcatcttcTTTTGCTTGCTTTTCCGACTCAAGGTTGTTTAATGTTACTGGGATTCAGGTTTGTGGGATCACATGGAATGTTGCattgatagtattttattaactttggCCTATgaaatcaaatttgaatttactggtttcattgttttctttctgAAATAGGTATCCTCTATTCGTTCTTTGGAGAAGAGGCGAAGCCAGAGATTCTTTTTAAGTGTCCTAGTTTTATGCAttgtattaacttataatttcattatttttaaaggaACTAACCCTTAAAAATTTTACAGGGCCAAGACTTTGGGAGCTTAATGATATAAACAATCAATTATCATTGAATTTGGGTCCATGGTGTCCATTCTGGTAATCCATTCATTTATCTTGTTTCTTCATAAAGATAGAAATGACATTTTACAACTGCAACAACAATGCTAAACTAGGCCAAAATATGCAGAGCAAGACAAAGGTAGAGGCAGAGATTATGTGAATATAAATTGATGTGTATTTGATTAACCCTTTTATCTTTACaaattttattccaaattttatAATCATTGATTCCAAGGATATAATTAattgtgtgtttttttttgggtttttttttacatataaccTTAATAAACTGTcatatatcttttttttaatatttattttttaattactctAAGAACACTTgtcaaaaaaaattactttaatattaaaatctaaaaatattatataaatataatactttaaatatataacagaaaaataacaaaaatattatataaatataaaaattttaaagaccTTCAATTTACAAGGCCGATGCTCTACCACTAAGCTATAGGGACTTCCTTATAAAAAAGCCCTTAAACATAAAAGATAGTTGGCTAATATACTAAAAAAGCCCCTTAAACTACTGCACTTTGTTTAAATAAgtctttaaactatttttataattaaataagtcTTTATCCTTTGATTTTTACCCATAAAAGCATTTGATTTACATTTTATGttcattcaaaatatttttactttaattttaaaatcaagtgttttcatgataaaaattaCGGGTCATTTTGGTAGCAATACCAAAAACTCAAGCACCAAACTAAACATTAGAGTCAAATTCAGGTACCAAATGATAAATTAACCCGTTTATTATTACTTGAGATTTTATGCGTTTTACCAAATTGGAAAAAGTTTGTAACTACAGAGGCTAAAAGTTGTTTTATCCCTTTCTGGAAATAAAAGCAAagagattaaattgcaaaagtttgAAGATTTATAGGACTGGGGCATAGTAAAAAGACGAATTTTCTTATTGAATCCTGCTTCTGATTGTGTGTCCTCCAGTTTCCAATTCGAATTAGGGAATTCTTTAAAGCACCGCAATCGAAGTCATCAAACTTTCAACTGTACTCTGCAAATTCAACAATCTCCCTTCAAAACCCAATCTCTCTCTACAATTTCcagaaaattttatggatttacCGAGCGAGGtctctcatttcttttttgttttgcaatttatttttaatatttaactatgtTAACAAGTTTGAAATGGTTATTTATcagttaatttagggtttagtttATACATTTTCTGCATTCAATAAGAATTAGTACTGTCTGCTTAGTTTAACTTAAAAAgaaacgaaaagaaaagaaaatcattgTTAAGAACAATTAGGGTTTAATTTATGTCGAGTTAGTAATAATTGGTTATTGAATTTGTCTAGGTTGGATTAAAACTGCTTTTCTCTCCAATTAGTTCCAATATTGTTGTTCGAACGGCATGGTAAGCTCTTAGTCAAAAACTTGTCAAATCTTTTCTCCATTGATTATGATTCTgttgctatttttttttttaaattttatttcatagTTGTACAGTTGGGACTGTAATACCAGTTTACTCGACTTTTAAAGCGATTGAAAACAAAGATCAAAACGAGCAGCAAAAATGGCTTCTTTATTGGACTGGTTACCCTGCTATTCCAATTTTTCAACTTATCTCTGTTTTACATGCATCATGAATTTGTTCAATTATATTATTGTCTAAAAGATGGCTTCTTTATTGGATTTTGTTTCCGATGGACAAGTTATAGTTGGGAACAAACACGCACGATAAAGCACACAATGAAATCGCCATTTCACCGATGCATATACCCTatgcaaattttattttatgtactACTGATGGACTATGGAGTTAGATTATCCATTTTTTCATGCCCTGCTTGCCTTGTTTTCTTGTGCTATTAATGTGTTTTAGATATTATATATTAAGATACATTTTGAGAAGTTAATAATGTGTTATATAGATTTAGACACATTCAAATTTTTGTGTCGTGTTCATGTTTCTTTTTGTGTGTATTGTCTTTGTTTTCTGTAATCATGTCATATCCAAAAGTATTTGGTCTACTTGAAGCTGGGGCTAATGAAGTTCATACTGATTAAGTTGCTTGAATGCATTATTCAACTCTGTTTTTACGTTTCACAGAAGTTCTTATTTTTTGTTTGCAGTTTATGGATCTTTTAGTGTTGCTGAAGTGTTTGCTGACAAAATCCTCTCCTGGTACCTTTTCTTAAACTTAATTGTTGCAGGAAtggttttttttggtaaaaagaccTCTCCAGTCCTTCTCAAATTTGAAATTGCGCAAATTGGTCCTTCTAAAAAAATcagagcaatttaatccctatcaattttgaaagtgagcaattAAGGACAATCAATCACATCATTAATGTC from Gossypium hirsutum isolate 1008001.06 chromosome D04, Gossypium_hirsutum_v2.1, whole genome shotgun sequence encodes:
- the LOC107898763 gene encoding putative pentatricopeptide repeat-containing protein At3g18840, whose translation is MRSLRDGLMFHVQSIKAGFSSPILTSNQLIHLYSKHGRIHEARKLFDEMPERNVFSWNTIISAYIKFQNLTQARALFDAAPRKDLVTYNSMLSGYVSTDGYETPALELFYDMQTACEDTIKIDEFTVTTILNLSAKLGKLSYGAQLHCFMVKTRNDKTGFAVSSLIDMYSKCGCFKEAFQVYKGGGGLVDLVSKNAMVAAFCRENEMEMALELFWKDPELNDAVSWNTLISGYQQHGYLEESLKLFVMMRENGFRWNEHTFTTVLSACATLKNLKAGKEVHGWVLKNGLISNLFVSSGIVDLYCKCGKMKYAELMHLCSGRNNSFSVTSMIVGYSSQGNMVEARRLFDSLAEKNSVVWTALFSGYLKSRNCDAVFQLLSEHWDKEATVPDGLILMSVLGACAIQAALDPGKQTHGFMLRVGIEMDEKLFSAMIDMYSKCGNIAYAEKMFGMVKVKDSVIYNVMMTGYAHHGHESKVFQLFEEMLHQAIKPDVVTFVALLSACRHCGLVELGEQYFNSMKEVYKILPENDHNACMIDLYGRANRLDKAVAFMKAIPIEHDAAIMGAFLNACRVNKNVELAQEAEEILLRIEGDNGARYVQLANIYAAEGNWAEMRRIRKEMRGKVKKFAGCSWVFVENGVNTFISSDRSHSKAETIYATLDCLSKELREPVEAFL